The DNA region GCGATTCGAGGAGCGTCGACATGACGGGCCGAGCATACGTCGCCGGGCCGTGCCGGTACCCTGACGGGGTGATCCCCCCGAGACTCGAGCCGCTGCTGCGCGAGGGCGCCGCCCCCGTCGACCTGGCGCGCCGGTTCGGTGAGGCGGGGCATCGGTTGTACTTGGTCGGCGGCAGCGTGCGCGACGCCATCCTCGGTCGCTTCGACGACGAGATGGACATCGATCTGGCGACGGACGCCCGTCCCGAGGCGATCAAGCAGCTCGTCCGACCCTGGGCGCACGACGTGTTCCTGATGGGCGAGGCCTTCGGGACCGTCGGGGCGGTGCGCGACGGGGTCGTCTACGAGATCACGACGTTTCGCGCCGAGGTGTATCGCGACGAGAGTCGCAAGCCCATCGTCGAGTTCGCTACGGATATCGAGACGGATCTCTCGCGACGTGACTTCACGGTGAACGCCATGGCGCTCGAGTTGCCGCACTCACCGGATGCGAAGCCCGAGATGATCGACCCTCACGGAGGCCTCTCCGACCTGGCCGCCGAGGTGCTCCGCACGCCGCTCGACCCCTCGATCGCCTTTGGTGACGACCCGCTCCGCATGCTGCGGCTCTTCCGCTTCGTGTCGACGCTCGGCTTCGAGCCGGACCCGGATGCGGTCGCCTCGGTCGAGGGGATGAGGGCACGGCTCGCCATCGTCTCCGCCGAGCGGATCCGTGACGAGTTCGACAAGCTGATGGTGGGAGCGCGAGTCGGCGCCGCCCTGTGGGGATTGGTCGAGACTGGGCTGGCGGACGAGTTCCTGCCGGAGCTCGCCGGGCTGCGCCTCGAGCAGGATCCGCTCCACCGGCACAAGGACGTGCTGGCACACTCGATCGCCGTGGTCGAGAAGGCGAGCCCGGACCTCGACCTGAGGCTGGCGGCTCTCTTCCACGACATCGGCAAGCCGGCGACACGCGAGTTCGACGAGGACGGCGTGTCGTTCCACCACCACGAGGTGGTCGGCTCTCGCCTGACGAGAGAGCGGATGAAACGGCTGCGCTATCCGAGGGGGAGGATCGACGACGTGGCGCGTCTCGTGTTCCTCCACATGCGGCCGCATACGTACAAGATGGGGTGGACGGACTCGGCGGTGCGTCGCTACGTGCGCGACGCCGGACCGATGCTCGACAAGCTCAACGAGCTGGTCCGTTGCGACGTCACGACCAGGAGCGAGAAGCGGGCCAGGGAGATCGAACGGCGGATCGACGAACTGGAGGAGCGCATCGTCGAGCTGCGCGAGAGAGAAGAGCTCGACGCGCTCCGGCCGCCGATCGACGGCCACCAGGTGATCTCCTACCTCGGTCTCGAACCGGGGCCGATCGTGGGTGACATCATGAAGCTCCTCTACGAACACAGGATCGACCACGGTCCCTACGGCGAGGACGAGGCGTTCGCCTTGCTCGACGAATGGCGGGAAGGCCATTCCTGAAGGCGCGGTGACGGCGCCGGATCAATCGCCCGCCGCGTAGAAGAACCCATCGCGGGATCCGACGTAGATGCGGCCGTTCCACACGGCCGGGGTCGATTCGATGCAGCCGCCCGTCATCGCCAGCTCCCAGATCTCGTCGGGGGCCGCCGGGTCGGTCACGTCGTAGCCGCGCAGGGCAGGACGCGTGTCGCAGTCGACGGCGACGATGAGCGTCTCGTCGACCACGACGGGGGACGACCACGCGTGGCCTCCGATGTCGTCGCGCCACAGGACGTCGCCGCTCGCGGTGTCGACCGCCAGCAGCTCGCCGGGGTTGGTCGCCACGTAGAGCACTTCCCCGTGAAGCGCCGGCGTCGCCCACATGCCGCCGGCGAGCCCGTCGGCCGGGATCTCGACGGTCCACACGATCGGGTCGTCGGGGCGGGAAGGATCGAGCTTGGCGAGCTGGCCGATCTCGGCCGCCCTGGCGGTCCGTAGGTCATCCTCGGCGGACACGTACAGCATCCCTTGATCGTCGATGACGAGCGTGGCGTCGACGTCGTCGCCCATCCAGAAGTCGAACACGATGGCGGCGTCGCCTGCTGCAATGTTCTCGATGTCGACTCCGACCACCCGCCCCGCCGAGTTCGTGAAGTACGCCGTCGACCCGTAGACGGCAGTCGAGCTTTCGATGCTCTGCTGTCTGCCGACGGCGGCGACGAGCTCGTCGGTGAACGCAGGCGTGCTCCACACCACCTCCGGGTCGACCGTCACCCCGCCGTTGTCGTCGTATGCCCTGTTGAGCGCGATGGCGAACCACCAGCTGTTCTCGCCGCCCAGGAACAGCACGTCGTCGACGACGGCGGCGTTCGAGTCCCAGTCGTTGTTCCACATCCCGGCGACCGAGGATGCCGACAGAGACCAGAGCTCGACCGGCTCGTCGCCGTCGAGGGCGATGATCCGGTAGTTCGGATCGCGCGAGCCCGCATACAGCAACGGGAACCCGTCGGGGTCGAGCGACACGGAGCCCTTGATGATGTCGCCCATCGGGAAGTCGGGACGGGTGCGCTCCCCGCTTGCGGCGTCGAGGAAATGGATGTGCTTGTCGTACGCCCCGAAGATGACCTCGGTGACGCCGTCCGGGCGTTCCCACACGACCGGCTGGCCG from Acidimicrobiia bacterium includes:
- a CDS encoding CCA tRNA nucleotidyltransferase, with product MIPPRLEPLLREGAAPVDLARRFGEAGHRLYLVGGSVRDAILGRFDDEMDIDLATDARPEAIKQLVRPWAHDVFLMGEAFGTVGAVRDGVVYEITTFRAEVYRDESRKPIVEFATDIETDLSRRDFTVNAMALELPHSPDAKPEMIDPHGGLSDLAAEVLRTPLDPSIAFGDDPLRMLRLFRFVSTLGFEPDPDAVASVEGMRARLAIVSAERIRDEFDKLMVGARVGAALWGLVETGLADEFLPELAGLRLEQDPLHRHKDVLAHSIAVVEKASPDLDLRLAALFHDIGKPATREFDEDGVSFHHHEVVGSRLTRERMKRLRYPRGRIDDVARLVFLHMRPHTYKMGWTDSAVRRYVRDAGPMLDKLNELVRCDVTTRSEKRAREIERRIDELEERIVELREREELDALRPPIDGHQVISYLGLEPGPIVGDIMKLLYEHRIDHGPYGEDEAFALLDEWREGHS
- a CDS encoding PQQ-binding-like beta-propeller repeat protein; the protein is MPDSLPTSARAYAALLCMLAASCTSAADELPDPTSLVSLTSLPGAARESTTAAQLETTTTTTAATTTTGPADHVDGESVGRRWGTVDGLVMFRGNPTRTFYGTGPAPRSPGMLWRFPDEPMCGNSPVGGQDQVWCGSGWTGQPVVWERPDGVTEVIFGAYDKHIHFLDAASGERTRPDFPMGDIIKGSVSLDPDGFPLLYAGSRDPNYRIIALDGDEPVELWSLSASSVAGMWNNDWDSNAAVVDDVLFLGGENSWWFAIALNRAYDDNGGVTVDPEVVWSTPAFTDELVAAVGRQQSIESSTAVYGSTAYFTNSAGRVVGVDIENIAAGDAAIVFDFWMGDDVDATLVIDDQGMLYVSAEDDLRTARAAEIGQLAKLDPSRPDDPIVWTVEIPADGLAGGMWATPALHGEVLYVATNPGELLAVDTASGDVLWRDDIGGHAWSSPVVVDETLIVAVDCDTRPALRGYDVTDPAAPDEIWELAMTGGCIESTPAVWNGRIYVGSRDGFFYAAGD